A stretch of the Veillonella parvula DSM 2008 genome encodes the following:
- a CDS encoding ABC transporter permease: MLDLVVGTITTGLLWSLLAVGVFITFRVLDVADLTVEGTFPMGAAISAILITSGMNPILSILLAGVGGMIAGAVTGWIHTKLKIPALLAGILTMIALYSVNLHIMGKANVSLLRMDTIYTILGGFFHTPNMWSAAIVGIIVAVVVCLLLFWFFGTEIGTALRATGVNPQMIRAQGVNTDNMIVLGLLISNGFVGMSGALIGQFQGFADVGMGIGTIVIGLASVIIGEVVFGTKSFVRSLIAVVLGSIVYRIVIAAVLYMGMPPNDLKLFTAILVAIALSLPTLKAKWLAR; this comes from the coding sequence ATGTTAGATTTAGTGGTAGGCACCATAACCACAGGCCTTTTATGGTCTTTGTTAGCGGTCGGTGTATTCATAACCTTCCGCGTATTAGATGTGGCTGACTTAACCGTGGAAGGTACGTTCCCAATGGGGGCAGCCATTTCTGCTATTTTAATTACAAGTGGTATGAATCCAATCCTTTCCATTTTACTTGCCGGTGTGGGTGGTATGATAGCCGGTGCTGTAACAGGTTGGATACATACAAAATTAAAAATTCCAGCATTATTGGCCGGTATTTTGACAATGATTGCACTGTACTCTGTAAACCTTCACATCATGGGCAAAGCTAATGTATCTTTGCTTCGAATGGATACAATTTATACGATTCTTGGTGGATTTTTCCACACGCCGAATATGTGGTCTGCAGCTATCGTAGGTATTATCGTTGCTGTAGTTGTATGTTTGCTCTTATTTTGGTTCTTCGGTACCGAAATTGGTACAGCCTTACGTGCTACAGGTGTTAACCCTCAAATGATTCGCGCTCAAGGCGTAAATACTGATAATATGATCGTTCTTGGTCTTTTGATTTCCAATGGCTTTGTTGGTATGTCTGGAGCTCTTATCGGTCAATTCCAAGGCTTTGCTGATGTAGGCATGGGTATTGGTACCATCGTTATTGGTTTGGCTTCTGTAATCATCGGTGAAGTAGTATTTGGTACGAAATCCTTCGTACGCAGTCTCATCGCTGTAGTACTTGGTTCTATAGTATATCGTATCGTTATTGCTGCCGTTCTCTACATGGGTATGCCACCAAATGATTTGAAATTATTCACTGCAATTCTTGTTGCCATAGCGCTTTCCCTACCTACATTGAAAGCAAAATGGTTGGCTCGTTAA
- a CDS encoding glycosyltransferase family 9 protein: MELDYKRIVVTFLMHLGDVILTTPFLEVLRKAAPHSHITYVIDEKLQQVMEYNPNIDELIVVDKKGRHNSISGLNEVAREINAKGKTDIVINLHPNERTSYLAWKIHAPITTGMSHFLFRPFMTKYTRLDRKTRHAADMYINVLEQLGVTDTSNSGLHIEICEEWRCQAQEFYSSHGLTDTDILIGFNIGSAVPEKRWPAERFAHVADYFGRLGYKTVFFGGPMDLEMVQPVVEQMETKPIVATGKFQLGPLAAAMNRCNLLITNDSGPMHVGISQGVPIVALYGPSNPFFYGPYQAHAIVLETMDSYEIGKSMKKIIKEGNYKGLSVISEEQVIKAAETLLLESK; encoded by the coding sequence ATGGAACTAGATTATAAGCGCATTGTGGTAACCTTTTTAATGCATTTAGGCGATGTTATATTAACGACTCCGTTTTTAGAAGTGCTTCGCAAAGCGGCTCCTCATAGTCATATTACGTATGTAATAGATGAAAAATTACAACAAGTAATGGAATATAATCCAAATATTGATGAACTTATTGTTGTAGATAAAAAAGGGCGCCATAATAGCATCTCAGGTCTCAATGAAGTGGCTCGTGAAATCAATGCTAAGGGAAAAACTGACATAGTCATTAATTTACATCCTAATGAGCGTACTTCATATTTAGCCTGGAAGATTCATGCACCTATTACAACTGGTATGAGCCATTTCCTCTTTAGACCATTCATGACAAAGTATACGCGCTTAGATCGTAAAACTCGTCATGCTGCGGATATGTACATTAATGTACTAGAGCAATTAGGTGTAACAGATACTTCCAACTCTGGTTTACATATTGAAATCTGTGAAGAATGGCGTTGTCAGGCTCAAGAGTTTTATTCTAGTCATGGATTAACTGATACTGATATACTCATTGGATTTAATATCGGTAGCGCCGTTCCTGAGAAACGTTGGCCAGCTGAACGATTTGCGCATGTAGCAGATTACTTTGGTCGTTTAGGTTATAAGACGGTTTTCTTTGGCGGACCTATGGACCTTGAAATGGTGCAGCCCGTAGTAGAACAAATGGAAACAAAGCCTATTGTGGCTACCGGAAAATTCCAGTTAGGTCCTTTGGCAGCGGCTATGAACCGTTGTAATCTATTAATTACTAATGACTCTGGACCAATGCATGTAGGAATCAGTCAAGGTGTGCCAATTGTGGCACTGTATGGTCCATCAAATCCATTCTTTTATGGACCTTATCAAGCTCATGCTATCGTTTTAGAAACGATGGATTCTTATGAGATTGGTAAAAGCATGAAAAAAATTATTAAAGAAGGAAATTATAAAGGTTTATCTGTAATTTCTGAAGAACAGGTTATTAAAGCAGCGGAAACATTGCTTTTAGAATCGAAATAA
- a CDS encoding 3'-5' exonuclease yields MNYIVFDLEWNQPYSNDISFMKRTKMPLTGEIIQIGAVKLNEKMDIIDHFTMFIKPQYLPRMHKHVRELTGITTHELNHGVPFKTAMQYFQKWCGDEYMLLSWGSDDILILRENLMLHKMKALSYDQWVDAQIIYSYQRYGTSQQYSVAHAMEDLNISTEHLSAHNALHDAVFTAHICQTLDIAQGILHYDLIRKESSNPFLYPPILTFFMYENFSEKKRIVHDRRVRMSFCPYCQTRLEMTRAERLQGDKHLAIGVCPKHGDFAVQLKVGKYTIKSGSSKFYVTKVLTHCTDEIRSLYTQKSEINREKERKYLEYRKAEQEKVRQK; encoded by the coding sequence ATGAACTATATTGTATTTGATTTAGAATGGAACCAACCCTATAGCAATGACATTAGCTTTATGAAGCGCACAAAAATGCCGTTGACAGGGGAAATCATTCAAATCGGAGCGGTAAAACTGAATGAAAAGATGGACATTATAGATCATTTTACGATGTTCATCAAACCTCAATATCTGCCACGGATGCATAAACATGTGCGCGAGTTGACAGGGATAACCACCCATGAGCTCAATCATGGTGTGCCATTCAAGACGGCTATGCAGTACTTTCAAAAATGGTGTGGTGATGAATATATGCTGCTTTCTTGGGGATCAGACGATATTCTTATCCTTCGAGAAAATCTTATGCTTCATAAGATGAAAGCATTATCTTATGATCAATGGGTAGATGCGCAAATAATTTATTCTTATCAACGCTATGGAACAAGTCAACAGTATTCTGTGGCGCATGCTATGGAGGATCTTAATATATCAACGGAGCATTTATCTGCTCATAATGCCTTGCATGATGCAGTTTTTACAGCTCACATTTGTCAGACTTTAGATATTGCACAAGGAATTTTGCATTATGATCTAATTCGCAAGGAAAGTAGTAATCCTTTCCTATATCCTCCTATTCTTACCTTTTTTATGTATGAAAATTTTTCTGAGAAAAAACGTATTGTTCATGATAGAAGAGTACGTATGTCCTTCTGTCCGTACTGTCAAACACGTTTAGAAATGACAAGAGCTGAACGATTACAAGGGGATAAGCACCTAGCCATTGGAGTATGTCCTAAACATGGTGATTTTGCGGTGCAACTTAAAGTTGGAAAGTATACGATTAAGTCCGGCAGTAGTAAATTCTATGTTACTAAGGTACTGACCCATTGTACGGATGAAATTCGTTCTCTATATACTCAGAAGTCTGAAATCAATCGCGAAAAAGAGCGAAAATATTTAGAGTATCGTAAGGCGGAACAAGAAAAAGTCCGCCAAAAATAG
- a CDS encoding D-glycero-alpha-D-manno-heptose-1,7-bisphosphate 7-phosphatase encodes MRKVLFLDRDGVINKDVSYLYKISDLEWVDGAKEALAYAYSKGYDLIVVTNQSGVARGYYKESDVQILHDYMAHELDRSGAPILHFYYCPHHKEGIVPLYAVECECRKPKPGMIKQAIKDYDVNISNSFLIGDSQRDVDAAEAAGIKGYLFKGSNLLDFIKTII; translated from the coding sequence ATGCGCAAGGTATTATTTTTAGATCGCGATGGTGTTATTAACAAGGATGTTAGTTATCTATATAAAATCAGCGATTTAGAGTGGGTAGATGGTGCAAAAGAGGCCCTTGCTTATGCTTATAGTAAGGGCTATGATCTCATTGTAGTGACAAATCAGAGTGGTGTAGCTCGTGGTTATTATAAAGAATCTGATGTTCAGATTTTACATGACTATATGGCTCATGAATTAGATCGCAGTGGAGCACCGATTTTACATTTCTATTACTGTCCACATCATAAAGAAGGTATTGTTCCTCTCTATGCAGTAGAATGTGAATGTAGAAAGCCTAAACCTGGCATGATTAAGCAAGCCATTAAGGATTATGATGTAAATATATCAAATAGTTTTCTTATCGGTGATAGTCAGCGTGATGTTGATGCAGCTGAGGCTGCTGGCATTAAGGGGTATCTATTTAAAGGCTCTAATCTATTGGATTTCATTAAAACAATAATTTAA
- a CDS encoding aminopeptidase produces the protein MERKYAWHNYDDATMEKVYALSDTYRQFLDNGKTERECVVQAVEFAEAKGYINLNDIIKSNTSIKAGDKIYYTHMDKSIALFNIGTDDIELGMNILGAHIDSPRIDVKQNPQYEDSNLVFWDTHYYGGIKKYHWVAMPLAIHGVVVKTDGTRININIGDKETDPVFCITDLLPHLGQEQMQKNAAKVIEGEALDLLIGSRPVKDEEKEGVTKFINSLLEKEYGFIERDLLSAELEIVPAGKARDMGFDRSMVMAYGQDDRVCAYTSLVAMLEVDNVKRTTCCLLVDKEEIGSVGATGMQSRFFENAVAEILTLMGKPNSVSVRRTLEKSRMLSSDVSAGYDPLYASAYEKKNASYLGMGVVFNKFTGSRGKAGSNDANAEYMGFIRRVMESNNVTYQTAELGKVDLGGGGTIAYIMALYGMNVIDCGVAVLSMHAPWEVTSKADIYEAKQCYVAFLNAADESI, from the coding sequence ATGGAACGTAAATATGCATGGCATAATTATGATGATGCCACTATGGAAAAGGTATATGCTTTAAGTGATACATATCGTCAATTTTTAGATAATGGTAAAACAGAACGTGAATGTGTTGTGCAAGCTGTAGAATTTGCAGAAGCAAAGGGCTATATAAATCTAAATGACATTATTAAAAGCAATACGTCAATTAAAGCTGGTGATAAGATTTATTACACACATATGGATAAATCTATTGCTTTATTTAATATTGGTACTGATGATATTGAATTGGGTATGAATATTTTAGGTGCTCATATTGATTCTCCACGCATCGATGTAAAGCAAAATCCACAATATGAGGATAGTAATTTAGTATTTTGGGATACTCATTACTATGGAGGTATTAAAAAATATCATTGGGTAGCTATGCCTCTTGCTATTCATGGTGTTGTGGTAAAAACAGATGGCACCCGCATTAATATCAACATTGGTGATAAAGAAACAGATCCTGTGTTTTGCATTACTGACTTGTTACCTCATTTGGGACAAGAACAAATGCAAAAGAATGCAGCTAAAGTAATTGAAGGGGAAGCTCTTGATTTACTCATCGGTAGCCGTCCAGTTAAAGACGAAGAAAAAGAAGGGGTTACTAAATTTATTAATAGCCTTCTTGAAAAAGAGTATGGATTTATTGAACGTGACTTATTGTCTGCAGAACTAGAAATTGTACCAGCTGGTAAAGCACGTGATATGGGCTTTGATCGTTCCATGGTAATGGCGTATGGCCAAGATGATCGCGTGTGTGCCTATACATCCTTGGTAGCAATGCTTGAAGTGGATAATGTAAAGCGTACTACCTGTTGCTTACTTGTAGATAAAGAGGAAATTGGTTCTGTAGGTGCTACAGGTATGCAATCACGCTTCTTTGAAAATGCAGTGGCTGAAATTTTAACACTTATGGGTAAACCTAATTCTGTAAGTGTACGTCGTACGTTGGAGAAATCTCGTATGTTATCCTCCGATGTAAGTGCCGGTTATGATCCACTCTATGCGTCTGCATATGAAAAGAAAAATGCTTCCTACCTTGGCATGGGCGTAGTATTCAATAAATTTACAGGCTCTCGTGGTAAAGCTGGTTCTAACGATGCTAATGCTGAGTATATGGGCTTTATCCGTCGTGTCATGGAATCTAACAATGTAACATACCAAACGGCAGAGCTTGGTAAGGTTGATTTAGGTGGTGGTGGCACCATTGCGTACATCATGGCTCTTTATGGTATGAATGTCATCGACTGTGGTGTAGCCGTTCTTAGCATGCATGCTCCTTGGGAGGTTACATCTAAGGCTGATATTTACGAGGCTAAACAATGCTATGTAGCGTTCTTAAATGCAGCTGATGAATCAATCTAA
- a CDS encoding glycosyltransferase family 9 protein, which translates to MKDYKNILIIKMSSLGDVIHALPTLYAVRKNWPNARITWAIHEQFASLLPGTPWVDDVIIIDKKQLKKPTYLYQLRKELHSRHFDMTLDLQCIAKSAIVSLLSGAPEKYGYWELREGSNLVNKALVGEHKYDHVIERYLDTVRALGGEVEEIEFPMPAYVEAEKSIKQKLKCHGVDDEYIVVVPGARWIVKEWPLLNFGELCIRLCESGKKVVIVGAPDDVDKGAFIENYVKHKNLINLVGSTTMPELIELIRHCQIFISADTGPLHIANALKRPLIAMFGTTSPKRTGPYGGSHVHLIISPTSKATPEQPLVDDPDCMAQIPVDAVWSVYEQVLGKEL; encoded by the coding sequence ATGAAAGATTACAAGAATATACTCATCATCAAGATGAGTTCCTTAGGTGATGTAATTCACGCATTGCCTACCTTGTATGCTGTGCGCAAGAATTGGCCTAATGCGCGTATAACATGGGCTATTCATGAGCAATTCGCTAGCCTCTTACCTGGTACACCATGGGTTGATGACGTGATTATCATTGACAAAAAACAACTAAAGAAGCCTACGTATTTATATCAATTGCGCAAGGAGCTACATAGTCGTCATTTTGATATGACCTTAGACCTTCAATGCATCGCAAAAAGTGCTATTGTTTCTTTATTATCTGGTGCCCCTGAAAAATATGGCTACTGGGAGCTTCGTGAGGGCAGTAATCTTGTTAATAAAGCATTAGTAGGTGAGCATAAATACGACCATGTTATTGAACGCTATCTGGATACCGTACGCGCCCTTGGTGGTGAGGTGGAGGAGATTGAATTTCCGATGCCAGCTTACGTTGAGGCTGAAAAATCCATAAAACAAAAGTTGAAATGCCATGGTGTAGATGATGAATATATTGTAGTTGTACCAGGGGCACGATGGATTGTTAAGGAGTGGCCACTTCTAAATTTTGGAGAACTTTGTATTCGTTTATGTGAATCTGGTAAGAAGGTTGTTATTGTTGGTGCTCCTGATGATGTAGATAAAGGTGCTTTCATAGAAAATTATGTAAAACATAAGAATCTCATCAATTTAGTTGGATCTACAACCATGCCTGAACTCATTGAGTTGATTCGTCATTGTCAGATTTTTATTAGTGCCGATACGGGACCATTGCATATTGCAAATGCTTTGAAGCGTCCTTTGATTGCCATGTTTGGTACAACATCACCTAAGCGTACAGGTCCTTATGGTGGTAGTCATGTACATCTCATTATTTCACCTACTTCTAAGGCTACACCTGAGCAACCACTAGTAGATGATCCAGATTGTATGGCACAAATTCCTGTAGACGCGGTATGGTCAGTGTATGAACAAGTACTTGGAAAGGAACTATAA
- a CDS encoding ABC transporter substrate-binding protein — protein sequence MNWKKSIAVALSAIAVMAMVGGCGSNTATNDQKKIGVIQLVEHPSLDAANKGFVDGLAAKGFKDGQNIKIDQQNAQADQSNLNSIAQRFVSDKKDLVLAIATPAAQTMANASHDMPIMGTAITDYVTAKLVQSNEHPGGNVSGTSDMTPVEKEVDLIIALVPNVKRIGAIYTSSEINSQLQVEKMKAYAATKGITVVEATVSNVNDIQQAATNLVNQDVQAIYTPTDNVLASAMANLAQITDAAKIPVFAADEGMTMTGGVATYSVDYYQLGYQTGLMAAKVLAGEAKIADLAIETQKEIKLTVNEERAKKLGITIPEALRKDMKQ from the coding sequence ATGAACTGGAAAAAAAGTATTGCAGTGGCACTTAGTGCCATTGCTGTTATGGCAATGGTAGGCGGTTGTGGTTCCAATACTGCAACTAATGACCAAAAGAAAATTGGTGTTATTCAATTAGTAGAACATCCATCTCTTGATGCTGCTAATAAAGGTTTCGTAGATGGTTTAGCAGCTAAAGGATTTAAGGATGGTCAAAACATTAAAATTGACCAACAAAATGCACAGGCCGATCAATCTAATCTAAATAGTATTGCACAACGTTTCGTATCTGATAAAAAGGATTTAGTATTAGCTATTGCAACGCCTGCGGCTCAGACGATGGCAAATGCTTCTCATGACATGCCAATCATGGGTACAGCTATTACAGATTACGTGACAGCTAAACTCGTTCAATCTAACGAACACCCTGGTGGTAATGTATCTGGTACATCTGATATGACACCTGTTGAAAAAGAGGTTGATCTTATCATAGCATTAGTACCGAATGTAAAGCGTATTGGTGCCATTTATACATCCTCTGAGATCAACTCCCAATTGCAAGTTGAAAAAATGAAAGCGTATGCTGCTACAAAAGGTATTACTGTTGTAGAGGCAACTGTTTCCAATGTAAATGATATCCAACAAGCCGCTACCAATCTTGTGAACCAAGATGTACAAGCTATCTATACGCCAACAGATAATGTATTGGCATCTGCTATGGCTAACTTAGCACAAATTACAGATGCTGCTAAAATTCCAGTATTTGCTGCCGATGAAGGTATGACAATGACTGGTGGTGTAGCAACTTATTCTGTTGATTACTATCAATTGGGTTATCAAACAGGTTTAATGGCTGCTAAAGTTCTTGCAGGAGAAGCAAAAATTGCAGACTTAGCTATTGAGACACAAAAAGAGATTAAGTTAACTGTTAACGAAGAACGTGCTAAAAAATTAGGTATTACGATTCCTGAAGCTCTTCGTAAAGATATGAAACAATAG
- a CDS encoding ABC transporter substrate-binding protein: protein MNLKKGIALALTAAALLAFTGCGSNGTTSNGEYKVGVVQLVEHPALDAANKGFVDALKEKGLAEKITFDQQNAQADQSNLNSIAQRFVSDRKNLILAIATPAAQSMANATHDIPILGTAITDYEAAKLVKSNQKPGGNVSGTSDMNPVEQQVDLILRVMPNAKTIGTIYSSSEVNSQIQVEKMKAYAATKGIKVEEVTVSNVNDIQQAAQNLVSQRVDAVYVPTDNVVASAMSNLVAITDPAKIPVFGGEDNHVKGGAVMSLSVDYYKLGYQTGLMAAKILTGEAKVEDMPIEMQKEFKLVVGKDKLEKLGITLPEDLMNKATMI from the coding sequence ATGAACTTGAAAAAAGGTATTGCCCTAGCGCTCACGGCGGCAGCATTGTTGGCGTTTACAGGCTGTGGCTCAAATGGAACTACATCGAATGGTGAATATAAAGTTGGTGTTGTACAGCTGGTAGAACATCCTGCACTAGATGCGGCAAATAAGGGCTTTGTTGATGCGCTAAAAGAAAAAGGTTTGGCAGAAAAGATTACTTTTGATCAACAAAATGCGCAAGCTGATCAATCTAATTTGAATAGTATTGCACAGCGTTTCGTATCCGATCGGAAAAACTTGATTTTAGCAATTGCTACGCCAGCGGCTCAATCCATGGCGAATGCAACTCATGATATTCCAATCTTAGGTACAGCAATTACTGATTACGAGGCAGCTAAACTTGTTAAATCCAATCAAAAACCTGGTGGTAATGTATCTGGTACGTCTGACATGAATCCAGTAGAGCAACAAGTAGATCTAATTTTACGAGTAATGCCAAATGCGAAAACAATTGGTACTATCTATAGCTCAAGCGAAGTAAACTCTCAAATTCAAGTGGAGAAGATGAAAGCTTATGCAGCTACAAAGGGTATTAAAGTTGAAGAAGTTACAGTTTCCAATGTAAACGATATTCAACAAGCGGCACAAAACCTAGTATCTCAACGTGTGGATGCAGTTTATGTGCCAACAGATAATGTGGTAGCTTCTGCGATGAGCAATCTTGTAGCTATTACCGATCCAGCAAAAATTCCTGTGTTTGGCGGTGAAGATAACCACGTAAAAGGTGGGGCAGTTATGTCCTTGTCTGTAGATTACTACAAACTTGGTTACCAGACTGGTTTGATGGCAGCTAAAATTCTAACTGGCGAAGCTAAAGTTGAAGATATGCCTATCGAAATGCAGAAAGAATTTAAATTAGTTGTGGGAAAAGATAAATTAGAAAAATTGGGCATCACCTTACCAGAGGATTTGATGAACAAGGCGACTATGATTTAA
- the rfaE1 gene encoding D-glycero-beta-D-manno-heptose-7-phosphate kinase, producing the protein MINTTISQFLTKQLPNLKIAVVGDVMVDRYVFGDVSRISPEAPVPVNRVSKMKEVLGGAGNVASNLSNLDCKVYLGALAGNDDHGRLLQHLLDTDKIDTTGLITSDDRSTITKMRILGDRQQMMRLDFETITNLTNQEEQKLSVWLENLCKTGIDGIVVSDYGKGVCTPTLLKTIFGLAKEYGVQTIVDPKGADWSKYNGATCITPNVKELGECVGRTLENDDATIVEAAKSVLATVDLDYIVATRSAKGITVIAKDGRTWHNPATQQEVFDVSGAGDTVVSMMMTCLASGLSMRLALHIANGAAGIVVSKVGTYPIHRSELLDLWHSYKHSIQSKPLYTKEEMKELVSQWQSKGETVVFTNGCFDILHRGHITYLQEAAQLGDHLIIGLNSDASVRRLKGETRPIVSEADRAALLSALQCIDGVVLFEEDTPAELLAYLRPNTLVKGGDYKIEDIIGRESVDNVEVLSFKEGYSTSDIVGKIATMAKEGKL; encoded by the coding sequence ATGATAAATACTACCATTAGTCAGTTTTTAACAAAGCAACTGCCAAACTTGAAGATTGCCGTTGTAGGCGATGTAATGGTAGATCGTTATGTTTTTGGTGATGTAAGTCGTATTTCTCCGGAAGCACCGGTTCCTGTAAACCGCGTGTCCAAGATGAAAGAGGTTCTTGGTGGAGCTGGTAATGTTGCATCTAATCTGTCTAATTTAGACTGTAAAGTATATCTTGGTGCACTAGCAGGTAATGATGATCATGGCCGTTTGTTACAACATTTACTTGATACTGATAAAATCGATACGACTGGTTTAATCACTAGTGATGACCGCTCTACTATTACTAAGATGCGCATATTAGGTGATCGTCAACAGATGATGCGCCTTGATTTTGAAACGATTACAAATTTAACAAATCAAGAAGAGCAAAAATTGTCTGTTTGGTTGGAAAATCTATGTAAAACGGGGATAGATGGTATTGTCGTATCTGACTATGGTAAAGGCGTTTGTACACCTACCTTGTTGAAGACAATCTTTGGTTTGGCTAAGGAATATGGTGTTCAAACTATCGTAGATCCTAAGGGTGCAGACTGGTCTAAATACAATGGTGCGACATGTATTACACCGAATGTGAAAGAACTCGGTGAATGTGTAGGCCGTACATTAGAAAATGATGACGCTACTATCGTAGAGGCTGCTAAGTCTGTACTTGCTACTGTAGATTTAGACTATATTGTGGCCACTCGATCTGCTAAGGGTATTACGGTTATTGCAAAGGATGGCCGTACATGGCATAATCCTGCTACTCAACAAGAGGTATTCGATGTGAGTGGTGCTGGAGATACCGTTGTATCCATGATGATGACTTGTCTTGCAAGTGGTTTATCGATGCGTTTAGCCTTACATATCGCCAATGGTGCAGCGGGTATCGTAGTATCTAAGGTTGGTACGTATCCAATACATCGTTCTGAGTTATTAGACTTATGGCATTCCTATAAACATAGTATTCAATCTAAGCCATTATATACGAAGGAAGAGATGAAAGAACTCGTTTCACAATGGCAAAGCAAAGGTGAAACTGTAGTGTTTACAAATGGTTGTTTTGACATTCTTCACCGTGGACATATCACGTATTTACAAGAAGCTGCGCAGCTAGGTGATCATTTAATCATTGGATTAAATTCTGATGCATCTGTTCGACGTTTAAAAGGAGAAACACGGCCCATCGTAAGTGAAGCGGATAGAGCGGCCTTGTTGAGTGCGTTGCAATGTATTGATGGTGTAGTACTATTTGAAGAGGATACACCGGCTGAATTACTGGCGTACCTACGTCCCAATACTCTTGTTAAGGGCGGAGATTACAAAATAGAAGATATTATTGGACGCGAGTCCGTTGACAATGTAGAGGTTCTTTCATTTAAAGAAGGTTACTCTACATCAGATATTGTAGGGAAAATAGCCACTATGGCTAAGGAGGGCAAATTATGA
- the rfaD gene encoding ADP-glyceromanno-heptose 6-epimerase codes for MIIVTGGAGFIGSNIVKALNDRGRTDILIVDDLTDGRKIRNIQNLEFLDYIDCDDFDCAIADGTFDVGPIEVVFHEGACADTMEYNGKYMMKNNYEGSKNLFHYCQDRRIPFIYASSASTYGNGTNGFVEKPEAEEALNPYAYSKLLFDRYVRKYEGEYTAQVVGLRYFNVYGPNEAHKDKMASLVRQMFYKNKETGIINLFEGTDGYEDGGQTRDFIYVKDVVNVNFYFWEHPEISGTFNCGTGNAHSFNQFMQAVIDYNGQGKIEYVPFPEVLKGKYQSFTEADTTKLLAAGYDKGFHKMEDAVKEYCELLDNNEGYLR; via the coding sequence ATGATTATCGTAACAGGTGGTGCTGGTTTTATTGGCAGTAATATTGTGAAAGCACTGAATGATCGTGGTCGTACAGATATTCTCATCGTAGATGATCTTACAGATGGTCGTAAGATTCGCAATATTCAAAATCTAGAATTTCTAGATTACATCGATTGTGATGATTTTGATTGTGCTATTGCTGATGGTACATTCGACGTTGGCCCTATTGAAGTCGTATTTCATGAAGGTGCTTGTGCAGACACAATGGAATATAATGGCAAATACATGATGAAGAACAACTATGAAGGTTCTAAAAATCTATTCCATTATTGCCAAGACCGTCGCATTCCATTCATCTATGCCTCCTCTGCATCTACCTATGGTAATGGTACAAATGGTTTCGTAGAAAAACCGGAAGCTGAAGAAGCGCTTAACCCATATGCGTATTCTAAATTGTTATTCGACCGTTATGTACGCAAATATGAAGGTGAATATACTGCGCAAGTTGTTGGGCTACGTTACTTTAATGTATATGGTCCTAATGAAGCCCATAAAGATAAAATGGCTTCTTTAGTACGTCAAATGTTCTACAAAAATAAAGAAACAGGTATTATTAATCTCTTTGAAGGTACAGATGGCTACGAAGATGGTGGTCAAACACGTGACTTTATCTATGTAAAAGATGTAGTTAATGTAAACTTCTATTTCTGGGAGCATCCTGAAATCTCTGGTACTTTCAACTGTGGTACAGGTAATGCTCATAGCTTTAACCAATTCATGCAAGCTGTTATCGACTACAATGGTCAAGGCAAAATTGAATATGTGCCATTCCCAGAGGTGTTAAAGGGTAAATACCAAAGCTTTACAGAGGCTGATACTACTAAATTGTTAGCCGCTGGCTATGACAAAGGGTTCCATAAAATGGAAGATGCCGTTAAAGAATATTGTGAACTATTAGATAATAACGAAGGGTATTTACGCTAA